GCCCGCGTAGGGAAGTACGAAAGTACGGAGAGTACGGGAGTACGAAACGGAGAACGGCCGTCCCGGCGAGGGACGGCCGTTTCTGCGCCGGTGATTGTCGCCGGCACCGTGCTCCACAGCGTCTGCGTGAAGCCCGGCTTTTCTACTTCGAGGAGAGGACGAAGGTGTTGCCGTCCGGATCCTTGAAGATGGCGGAGGTGCCCCAGTGCTCGGTCTTCGGCGGCTGCACGAACTCCACGCCGCGCGCGGACAGCTCGTCGTACGTCTTCTGCACGTCATCGCTGGCGAACGACAAGTTCATGAAGCCGCCGATGCGGTCCTCCTGGCCCGGCGGCGTGAAGAGCACGATCCCCGTGTCCGCACCGGGAATGCGCAGCTCGATCCAGCGCTGCTCGCCGAACGGCTGGTCGGTGACGACGCGGAAGCCCAGCGCCTGCGTGTAGAACTCGAGCGCGCGGTCCTGGTCGCGCGTGGGGATGCTGACGAACTTGACGGCCTTGATCATGGTTCCGGCTCCACGTTTCCTGTGGGTTTTCGACTGCGACGCGGCGACAACGAAACAGCCGGAACGCTTGCGCCACAAGGCGCGCAGCCGGCACTTTGGCATCGGTTGCCACAGCCGCCTCCCTCCCCCGCCACCGCCGATGCCCATTCTCCTGGACGACTACGTGGTCGAGACGCTGATGCCCGATCTGGTCGGCCACGACCGCCATCCCTCCGCCTTCCTCGTCTACCTCGCCCTCTGGCGCCTGACGGAAGGCGGTGAGCACGAAGCCGTCGCCTCCCTGCGCCAGCTGGCGGAGGAGACGGGGTTGTCGCGCCGCGCGGTGCAGGACGCCGTCGCCCGGCTGGCGACCCGCAAGCTGGTGGAGGTGGAGCGCGCGGGGATCACCGACGTGCCGGCGTACCGGGTGCTGCGTCCGTGGGCACGGAGCGGGTGACGGGCGGCGTCACGGCGTCCGCTCGCGCGCGATGCGGCAGAGCACGGCGGGGACGGGGCTGTTGTCCGGGGCGGGCGCCCACCTGTCGAACCCGGGCGGGGGCGGCTCGTTGTGCACGTCGCGGCCGCGGAACCGGGTGACGCGGCGCTTCATCCGCATCTGCCCGTTCGCGCAGTTGAACTCGAAGTCGAAGCGGGTGGCGTCCACCGGCCCGTACGCCGAGGTGGACGGCCTTCCGCTCTCCACCATCATGGTCGCGGCGTACACTCCGCCTCCCAGCGAGGTGATGGAGCCCGGCTGCAGCAGCCGCCGGGCCTCCACATCCTCGCTCATCACGATCCACCCGGGCGGCACCGGCCCGAAGGAGCGCACCGGCGCGGGCGCCGTCACCACCGCCGGCCCTTGCCCCGCCGCCCGGCAGACGGCGTCCAGCACACGCGCCGGGTCGGTGCCCGCGAGGGCCGGCACCCAGGCGGCCGCCGCAGGTGTATCGAAGCTCTTCCGCTGCCCGCGGAGGTAGACGGCTCCACCCATCACCCGCACGCGCCCCGCCGCGCAGTCGAACTCCATCCGGAACTCCACCCCGTCGAACTGGACGATTCCCACGGTGCGGGCGTTCACGTACTCGATGCGCGAGACCGCGGCCAGCACCCCGCCGACGCGCCGCTCCACCTGCGAGGTGTTGGCCAGGGTACGGCTTCCCGGCGCGGACCGCACCGTGGTCCACCCGGCGGGAAGGCTCGGGAAATCCGATTCGCGGCGCTCCATCGCGTCGAGGAACGCCGGGCCGCGCCACTGCAACTGCACCGTGCCCTTGCCGGTGTGCGCATCCGGGATGACGGCCACGCTCAGCGACGTCAGCCCGTGCTCCCACACGCGCATCTCCGGCCGCTGGTCGATGGGTTCGCCGAGGAGCGCCTGCAACGAATCGACGAGGGCGCGGAACCGCGCCTCCACGCCCGCGCCGCGTGCGGCGTCGATCTGCACGAAGCGGATGACGCGGCTTCCGTCCACGTACACGTTCACCTCGGCACGGTCGCGGCGGACGAACGCCAGGTCGCCCGACGGCGTGGCGGTGTGGAACGGCCACCCGAGCGCCTCGATCCGCGCGCGGACGCTGTCCACCGGCGTCTCCCACGGGATCCCGGCGAAGCGGATCTCCTGCGCCGGGAGCGATGCCGCGGTGCTCGCGAGGCACGGGAGAACGAAGAAGGCGGAGAGGATGCGTCGCATGGGATGGGAGGTGGGATGAACGTGGGGAGCGGATGCCGCGGGACGGCGGGCGGAGAGGCAACCTACCCCCTCCTTCGGCGTCATTTCAAGAGGGCGGCGCCGGATCGAGGAGCCGCGGAGCGCCGAAGCGGTCCTCCACGTACATGCACCGCGCGGCGAGAACCCTCCCGCGTTCCGTCTTTCGCCCGCCTTCGAGGAGGATGAGCCGCTCTTTCGCCTCCAGCCCGCCGCCGTAGCCGGTGAGGGAGCCGTCCGAGCCGATCACGCGGTGGCAGGGGATGAGGATGGGGATGGGATTGGTCGCGTTCGCCCGGCCGGCGGCGCGGACCGCGCGGGGGTTGCCGGCCAGCGCCGCCAGCGCGCGATAGTCGATCGTGGCGCCGCAGGGGATCGATTGCAGCGCGGTCCACACCGCCTGCTGCCACGGCGTTCCGCGCGGCTTCAGCGCGACACCGAACTCGCGCCGCGCGCCCGCGAAGTATTCGTCCAGCTCGCGGCGGACGTGCGCGCAGCGGGCATCGTCCCACGCCACGCCATCGGGCGCGGGCTGGCGCTCGAAGCGCAGCTCCATCAGCGCGCCGTCTTCATCCACCACCGCCGTCAGCGCACCGATGGGCGAGGGGAAGGTGGAGGCGTATCTCATCTCCATCATCGACAAAAGATTTGAATCAGACGAAGGAAGGATCAGTGCATGCGGCCAACTCACGTGCGGCCGCGCCCACAGATCCTTCGGCCTGCAAGGTTTTGTGCTGATGCGAGTTGCAGCGTGGCCGGCCTGAATGGAAAGTTCGCGGGCTGGCCCCCTCACCGGCGACTAAAGTCGCAGCAACAACTACGGGAAGCCTCGCAAACTGCGCGAGGCTGTTCGGCTCGGCAGCGAGTTCCGATTCCGGAGGACGCCCCTTTCATCCATCGTGGTCGCGCGCAGCGCGGT
This Longimicrobium sp. DNA region includes the following protein-coding sequences:
- a CDS encoding VOC family protein, which gives rise to MIKAVKFVSIPTRDQDRALEFYTQALGFRVVTDQPFGEQRWIELRIPGADTGIVLFTPPGQEDRIGGFMNLSFASDDVQKTYDELSARGVEFVQPPKTEHWGTSAIFKDPDGNTFVLSSK
- a CDS encoding helix-turn-helix domain-containing protein, which codes for MPILLDDYVVETLMPDLVGHDRHPSAFLVYLALWRLTEGGEHEAVASLRQLAEETGLSRRAVQDAVARLATRKLVEVERAGITDVPAYRVLRPWARSG
- a CDS encoding methylated-DNA--[protein]-cysteine S-methyltransferase, which gives rise to MRYASTFPSPIGALTAVVDEDGALMELRFERQPAPDGVAWDDARCAHVRRELDEYFAGARREFGVALKPRGTPWQQAVWTALQSIPCGATIDYRALAALAGNPRAVRAAGRANATNPIPILIPCHRVIGSDGSLTGYGGGLEAKERLILLEGGRKTERGRVLAARCMYVEDRFGAPRLLDPAPPS